Proteins from one Gimesia maris genomic window:
- a CDS encoding radical SAM protein produces the protein MSSSLPLHSQHQRTYHDNKFVYPVLSRRSKGISIGINLNPDKICNFDCIYCQVDRREESETRFVGTEQLMQELDHMLKFVLSGEIYQDPKFSEVPAELRRLNDIAFSGDGEPTTYRNFDQIVKQVAALKRKHSASEVKMVLISNASMFHRASTQAALAIFDENQGEIWAKLDAGTEDYFKTIDRTKIRFSQVLDNLHLAAEQRPIVIQSLFMLVNQQPPSNEEIDAYCSRLNDIVQAGGQIKLVQVYTIARRTAEEYVASLSTTQVDEIAHKVAEQTKLPVEVYYGNAD, from the coding sequence ATGTCTTCATCACTGCCTCTGCACTCGCAGCATCAGCGAACTTATCATGACAATAAGTTTGTCTATCCGGTGCTTTCCCGCCGCAGTAAGGGGATTTCGATTGGAATCAATCTGAATCCCGATAAGATCTGCAACTTCGACTGCATCTACTGTCAGGTAGATCGCCGTGAAGAATCAGAAACCCGCTTTGTCGGCACCGAACAGTTGATGCAGGAACTGGATCACATGCTGAAGTTTGTGCTCAGTGGTGAAATTTATCAGGACCCGAAGTTTTCGGAAGTTCCAGCAGAATTACGGCGTTTGAATGACATCGCCTTTTCAGGTGACGGAGAACCGACCACTTACCGCAACTTCGATCAGATCGTCAAACAAGTGGCAGCGTTGAAACGGAAGCACTCTGCGTCTGAAGTGAAAATGGTGCTGATCAGCAATGCCAGTATGTTTCATCGTGCGAGTACGCAGGCAGCCCTGGCGATTTTTGATGAAAACCAGGGAGAAATCTGGGCCAAACTCGATGCGGGGACGGAAGACTATTTCAAGACGATTGATCGCACGAAAATCCGCTTCTCCCAGGTTCTTGATAACCTGCATCTGGCAGCAGAGCAGCGTCCCATTGTGATTCAGAGCCTGTTTATGCTGGTGAATCAGCAGCCACCATCAAACGAGGAAATTGACGCGTACTGTTCCCGACTGAATGATATTGTTCAAGCTGGCGGGCAAATCAAGCTGGTGCAGGTTTATACTATCGCCAGGCGTACTGCTGAAGAGTATGTTGCTTCGCTCAGTACCACACAAGTTGATGAAATCGCACACAAAGTGGCTGAGCAGACAAAGCTACCTGTCGAAGTCTATTACGGAAACGCCGACTGA
- a CDS encoding DUF4912 domain-containing protein, which produces MSPTILKSLESQTRRDLAATAKSHGIAGWHGMRKQELVKAIAKIKLAKSKSKPKATTTTPKSPPAEATRPASVPAFPSQSASSQTPSEHQARIQKLLKSNGHTSLSDKMHPTSESVETKLNAQVKDSHWLLANWTITQGSLDRAKAALGAYWYQAVPVIRVYDITTNENSRTSKAYVKDVEIKIDSGLWYVQIDQPARSYKLQLGFVTPQNKFFGLVYSHKLTPPMPEVCEKGSKTKRALDSNYSATRSRRYTSRNENNGTPISRLSLPLTLDSNGDSNGSKSKKAKKEFHVETELLIHGTSDPHAEVTLLGEKIPVSKEGRFALRLSLPNGRQVIPAVNTSSNKRRQQTIVLAIERNTKDLEPVQLDE; this is translated from the coding sequence ATGTCCCCAACGATTCTAAAGTCCCTCGAGAGTCAAACTCGTCGTGATTTAGCTGCCACTGCAAAATCTCATGGTATCGCCGGTTGGCATGGCATGCGAAAGCAGGAGTTGGTTAAGGCCATTGCCAAAATAAAGCTGGCAAAATCAAAATCCAAACCCAAAGCAACTACCACAACACCAAAATCCCCGCCTGCAGAGGCTACCAGACCTGCTTCTGTTCCTGCTTTCCCTTCTCAAAGTGCATCCAGCCAGACTCCCTCGGAGCATCAGGCTCGCATTCAAAAACTGCTCAAGTCGAACGGTCATACATCTCTCAGCGACAAAATGCATCCGACTTCTGAATCAGTTGAAACGAAGCTCAATGCACAAGTCAAAGATTCCCACTGGTTACTGGCCAACTGGACGATTACCCAGGGAAGTCTAGACCGGGCAAAAGCAGCATTGGGTGCCTACTGGTACCAGGCGGTTCCTGTGATCCGTGTGTACGATATCACAACGAATGAAAACAGCCGCACCAGTAAAGCTTATGTTAAAGATGTTGAGATCAAGATCGATTCCGGTTTGTGGTATGTTCAGATCGATCAGCCGGCTCGTTCATACAAACTGCAGCTGGGTTTTGTCACTCCCCAGAATAAATTCTTCGGGCTGGTTTACTCGCATAAACTGACCCCACCAATGCCCGAAGTCTGTGAGAAAGGAAGTAAAACCAAACGTGCTCTCGACAGTAATTATTCTGCAACACGTTCGCGTCGTTATACTTCACGGAATGAGAACAACGGGACTCCGATTTCCCGATTATCTCTGCCATTAACACTGGATTCGAATGGCGATTCAAACGGTTCGAAGAGTAAGAAAGCCAAAAAAGAGTTCCACGTTGAAACGGAACTGCTGATCCATGGTACTTCGGATCCACACGCAGAAGTCACTTTGCTGGGCGAAAAGATCCCGGTCAGTAAAGAAGGACGCTTCGCACTGCGGTTGAGCCTGCCTAATGGCAGACAAGTGATTCCAGCCGTAAACACGTCGTCCAACAAGCGTCGTCAGCAGACGATTGTGCTGGCAATTGAACGGAACACGAAAGATCTCGAGCCAGTCCAACTGGACGAGTAA
- a CDS encoding AtpZ/AtpI family protein, whose protein sequence is MPRPDRQTRSSLAEAHQWVSKLTSVSLEMALPAFLGHWLDGKWDTTPWLTAVGALLGFVTGMTHLLHMAKEAERKERKSKDRSKDEADETITNN, encoded by the coding sequence ATGCCGCGACCAGATCGGCAGACTCGCTCGTCATTAGCGGAAGCCCATCAGTGGGTCAGTAAATTGACATCAGTGAGTCTCGAAATGGCACTGCCTGCTTTTCTGGGACATTGGCTCGATGGAAAATGGGATACTACCCCATGGCTGACAGCAGTGGGTGCCCTGCTCGGTTTTGTTACCGGCATGACACATTTACTGCATATGGCTAAAGAAGCGGAGCGTAAAGAACGAAAGAGTAAAGATCGATCAAAGGATGAAGCCGATGAAACGATCACAAACAACTGA
- the atpB gene encoding F0F1 ATP synthase subunit A, with protein MAAGHDDKFHHVRDISHFELPWEMHIDLPQIFGLQLTKFMLLQLVAVTFLFFVFRGLAKRAAGGQVVTGRWWNFWESIVIYMRDEVVRPTIGEGHHDDDHGHGHHHGPKVGHPADKYLPFVLSCFFYVLICNLLGVFPWMGSATGELNVTIALAFTTFCAVVIYGSREQGPIQFWLSLAPSMELPIGLKVILLPMIWVIELAGFLIKHAVLAIRLFANIMAGHTVIAVFLGFIAMTADTGMWAIVMPSSIIAQILVGLLELFVAFLQAYVFAFLATLFISAAVNPH; from the coding sequence ATGGCCGCCGGTCACGATGATAAATTCCATCACGTTCGCGACATTTCGCACTTCGAACTCCCCTGGGAAATGCATATTGATTTGCCCCAGATTTTCGGTTTGCAGCTCACAAAGTTCATGCTCCTGCAATTAGTTGCTGTTACGTTCCTGTTTTTTGTGTTTCGAGGCCTGGCAAAACGGGCTGCAGGGGGACAGGTGGTAACCGGACGCTGGTGGAACTTCTGGGAATCGATTGTCATCTATATGCGTGACGAAGTCGTACGTCCCACCATTGGTGAAGGACACCATGATGATGACCACGGACATGGACATCACCACGGCCCGAAAGTAGGACATCCTGCTGATAAATATCTGCCTTTTGTGCTTTCCTGCTTCTTTTATGTACTCATCTGCAATCTCTTGGGGGTCTTTCCCTGGATGGGGTCTGCGACCGGTGAGTTGAATGTGACAATAGCATTAGCATTTACTACATTCTGTGCTGTTGTTATCTACGGTTCGCGGGAACAGGGACCCATTCAGTTCTGGTTGTCACTGGCTCCTTCAATGGAATTACCCATTGGTTTAAAAGTGATTTTACTGCCGATGATCTGGGTGATTGAGCTGGCTGGTTTCTTGATCAAACATGCGGTGTTGGCAATTCGATTGTTTGCCAACATCATGGCCGGACATACTGTGATTGCTGTGTTTCTGGGTTTTATTGCCATGACCGCTGATACCGGTATGTGGGCAATTGTGATGCCATCCAGCATCATCGCCCAGATTTTAGTTGGCCTGCTGGAACTGTTCGTTGCGTTCCTGCAAGCATATGTTTTTGCGTTTCTTGCAACTCTGTTTATTAGTGCTGCTGTCAATCCTCACTAG
- a CDS encoding ATP synthase F0 subunit C, whose amino-acid sequence MIQALRIMYMTCVVVLATAVPAMAQEAGGGISLGALGAGITIIGAGFGIGKIGASAVEAIARQPEAGGKIQTAMIIAAALIEGATFFALIICMS is encoded by the coding sequence ATGATCCAGGCTTTACGGATTATGTACATGACATGCGTTGTTGTATTGGCCACAGCTGTTCCTGCAATGGCGCAAGAAGCTGGTGGCGGAATTTCACTGGGTGCTCTCGGTGCAGGCATTACCATTATCGGTGCCGGTTTCGGTATTGGTAAAATTGGTGCTTCTGCTGTAGAAGCCATCGCTCGCCAGCCCGAAGCTGGTGGTAAAATTCAAACTGCAATGATTATTGCTGCAGCGTTGATCGAAGGTGCTACATTCTTCGCACTTATCATCTGCATGTCTTAA
- the atpF gene encoding F0F1 ATP synthase subunit B yields MLMIVSGVILGSGLLGLDASLYAAEGAEHPSGPPLHWKTDLALWSLIVFVVFIFVLRAFAWGPLIQALDERELRVITAINTAESKQKESEELVKEHARKIEAAQDEIQAMMVEARSDADRIKQDVLAQARQEAESIKTHAVDEIERARELALKDLFDQINGRVIDATEQVLGRALNESDRDRLINEALSQISGSSN; encoded by the coding sequence ATGCTGATGATAGTCAGTGGCGTGATCCTGGGCAGTGGATTGCTTGGCTTAGATGCATCATTGTATGCGGCTGAAGGAGCTGAGCATCCATCAGGACCACCTCTGCACTGGAAAACAGACTTGGCACTGTGGTCACTCATCGTGTTTGTCGTCTTTATCTTTGTCCTCAGGGCATTTGCCTGGGGACCATTGATTCAGGCATTGGACGAACGGGAATTGCGAGTGATTACTGCCATCAATACGGCAGAATCCAAGCAGAAAGAGTCTGAAGAATTAGTTAAGGAGCACGCACGTAAGATCGAGGCGGCTCAGGATGAGATCCAGGCAATGATGGTCGAAGCTCGTTCAGATGCAGATCGCATTAAGCAGGACGTACTCGCACAGGCTCGTCAGGAAGCGGAGTCCATTAAAACTCACGCTGTTGACGAAATTGAACGAGCTCGTGAACTGGCTTTGAAAGATCTGTTCGACCAGATCAATGGACGTGTGATTGATGCTACGGAGCAGGTCCTCGGACGTGCTTTGAATGAATCAGATCGTGATCGGCTGATTAACGAGGCGTTGTCTCAGATATCCGGCAGTTCTAACTGA
- the atpH gene encoding ATP synthase F1 subunit delta, with translation MNDQKKIKTHIPSVMEDPSATSIAKVYAKAFLGTIQESDKDSAIEEVSEFLNAVTTQFPDFGQILTSHSLNKDERLNLIDRVIAPHASELLTNFLRVLARHDRLELFEQIMSQIITMRDTESGKKMVLVRSAFELTDETLSSIKQRLSDTLGFSPVLQTSIDQSVIGGLVIQVDDTVYDGSLRTRLKQLRGRLSNRSIHEIQSGRDRFSYPEGN, from the coding sequence GTGAACGATCAGAAAAAAATTAAAACTCATATTCCCAGTGTAATGGAAGACCCCAGTGCAACATCAATTGCCAAGGTGTATGCCAAAGCTTTTCTGGGAACGATTCAGGAGTCTGATAAGGATTCAGCGATCGAAGAGGTTTCTGAATTTCTGAACGCGGTGACCACTCAGTTTCCGGATTTTGGTCAGATTCTGACATCTCATTCTTTGAATAAAGATGAACGGTTAAATCTGATTGATCGTGTGATTGCCCCGCATGCTTCTGAACTGCTGACTAATTTCCTCAGAGTTCTGGCACGGCATGACCGGCTCGAACTGTTCGAGCAGATCATGTCTCAGATCATTACGATGCGTGATACGGAATCCGGTAAAAAAATGGTTCTCGTTCGCTCTGCTTTTGAGCTGACCGATGAAACATTATCGAGTATTAAACAACGCTTGAGTGATACACTGGGTTTTTCTCCAGTACTACAAACATCTATAGACCAGTCTGTTATCGGTGGTCTGGTGATTCAGGTTGATGACACAGTATATGATGGTTCTCTTCGTACGCGTCTCAAACAGTTACGCGGGCGGTTGAGCAATAGGAGCATTCATGAAATTCAAAGCGGACGAGATCGCTTCAGTTATCCAGAAGGAAATTGA
- the atpA gene encoding F0F1 ATP synthase subunit alpha has protein sequence MKFKADEIASVIQKEIEDFRGEIETSEVGRVLEVGDGIARVYGLSSAMSGEMVEFSNGVRGQVFNLEENSVGIIIFGDYLAIAEGDEVRSTGTLLSIPVGDELLGRVVDPLGIPLDGKGPIVATESRPLEYAAPGVAARQPVKQPMATGIKAIDAMTPVGRGQRELIIGDRKTGKTAIAIDTILNQKGKDVICVYVGCGQRAATIAGIVNQLQEHGAMDYTVVVSASSSDPAPLQYIAPYAGAAIAEHYMYQGKHTLVVYDDLSKQAQAYRQLSLLMRRPPGREAYPGDVFYCHSRLLERSARLSDELGGGSMTALPIIETLEGEVSAYIPTNVISITDGQIYLEPDLFFAGIRPAINVGISVSRVGGNAQTKATKSVSGSLRLDLAAFRELEAFAQMGTELDKATQAQLDRGYRMVELLKQPQFNPMSMADQVVSLYAGTKGFFDAVPINQVQQAESEMLQFIHDQYPEITDKITETGKLEDDTIEQLKTVLKTFVEQFLRKNA, from the coding sequence ATGAAATTCAAAGCGGACGAGATCGCTTCAGTTATCCAGAAGGAAATTGAAGACTTTCGCGGCGAAATTGAGACCAGTGAAGTAGGGCGAGTCCTGGAAGTGGGCGATGGTATCGCACGCGTTTACGGTCTTTCTTCTGCGATGTCTGGCGAAATGGTAGAGTTTTCAAACGGGGTGCGGGGACAGGTCTTCAACCTCGAAGAAAACTCGGTTGGTATTATTATCTTTGGTGATTATCTGGCAATCGCGGAAGGTGATGAAGTCCGTAGTACAGGCACCCTGCTGTCCATCCCCGTTGGAGATGAACTGCTGGGACGGGTTGTTGACCCACTGGGAATTCCACTTGATGGAAAAGGTCCCATTGTGGCGACAGAATCCCGTCCCCTGGAATATGCAGCTCCTGGTGTTGCTGCCAGGCAGCCTGTGAAGCAGCCCATGGCTACCGGGATCAAGGCGATTGACGCCATGACCCCCGTCGGTCGAGGTCAACGTGAGTTGATTATTGGTGACCGCAAAACAGGGAAAACCGCCATTGCCATCGATACCATTCTGAACCAGAAAGGTAAAGATGTCATCTGCGTTTATGTTGGCTGTGGTCAGCGCGCTGCGACGATCGCCGGCATTGTTAATCAGCTGCAGGAACACGGCGCAATGGATTATACCGTTGTCGTCAGTGCATCTTCCAGTGACCCTGCTCCTTTGCAGTACATTGCCCCTTACGCTGGTGCTGCGATTGCAGAACACTATATGTATCAGGGTAAACATACTCTGGTTGTGTATGACGACCTGTCCAAACAGGCCCAGGCATACCGCCAGCTGTCACTGCTGATGCGACGTCCTCCCGGGCGTGAAGCATATCCTGGTGACGTATTTTACTGTCACAGCCGTCTGCTGGAACGATCCGCTCGACTGAGTGATGAACTGGGTGGCGGTTCCATGACTGCCCTGCCCATCATTGAAACTCTGGAAGGGGAAGTTTCGGCTTACATCCCGACCAACGTGATTTCAATTACCGATGGTCAGATTTACCTGGAACCAGACCTGTTCTTCGCCGGGATTCGTCCTGCGATTAACGTGGGGATCAGTGTTTCTCGCGTGGGTGGTAATGCCCAGACCAAAGCAACGAAAAGTGTATCCGGTAGTCTGCGTCTGGACCTGGCTGCTTTCCGCGAACTGGAAGCATTCGCCCAGATGGGTACAGAGCTGGATAAAGCAACTCAGGCACAACTGGATCGTGGATATCGAATGGTAGAACTGCTGAAACAGCCGCAGTTCAATCCGATGTCAATGGCCGATCAGGTTGTCAGTCTGTATGCTGGTACGAAAGGATTCTTCGATGCGGTACCAATTAACCAGGTACAGCAGGCAGAATCAGAAATGCTGCAGTTTATCCACGATCAGTATCCGGAAATCACCGATAAGATCACTGAAACCGGGAAACTGGAAGACGACACGATCGAACAGTTGAAGACGGTATTGAAGACTTTCGTAGAACAGTTTCTACGTAAGAACGCCTGA
- the atpG gene encoding ATP synthase F1 subunit gamma: MAKARAIVKRLKAVKNIRKITRTMELIATARFKKAMDRASEAAAYTKKISELVSDLSQANLEFHHPLLEKHETEKNSVLLVLTSNRGLCGGYNSGVLKAALKRHKELTASGQNVRLEISGKRGISFLKFQGIEPSHSYTHFEDRPTFEEVDELAGRYITEYIEGKIDRLDVAYTEFISSSRQQPAVHSLLPIGALDTAEESTATQKYDYEFLPSAQEILEEIVPTAFKARLFKCFLDAAVSEQIARMVAMKGATENANEMVGSLSAQYNRARQSQITSEILEIIGGAAALE; the protein is encoded by the coding sequence ATGGCCAAAGCACGTGCCATCGTTAAACGATTAAAAGCGGTAAAAAACATCCGTAAGATCACACGGACCATGGAATTGATCGCCACCGCGCGATTCAAGAAAGCCATGGACCGTGCATCGGAGGCTGCTGCTTACACCAAAAAGATCTCTGAACTTGTTTCAGATCTGTCTCAGGCAAATCTGGAATTTCATCATCCACTTCTGGAGAAACATGAGACAGAAAAAAACTCTGTACTGCTTGTTTTAACTTCCAATCGTGGTTTGTGTGGCGGTTACAATTCAGGTGTTTTGAAGGCGGCATTAAAACGCCATAAAGAACTGACAGCCAGTGGTCAGAATGTGAGACTGGAAATTTCCGGTAAGCGTGGGATCAGTTTTCTGAAGTTTCAGGGAATTGAACCTTCCCATTCCTATACTCACTTTGAAGATCGTCCGACATTCGAAGAAGTTGACGAACTTGCCGGTCGATATATTACTGAATACATCGAAGGCAAGATTGACCGACTCGATGTCGCTTATACGGAATTTATTTCGTCTTCTCGACAGCAGCCTGCCGTACACTCCCTGCTGCCAATTGGAGCACTGGATACTGCGGAAGAGTCAACTGCCACTCAAAAATATGACTACGAATTTCTGCCCTCTGCCCAGGAAATCCTGGAAGAGATTGTCCCGACAGCATTTAAAGCACGTTTGTTTAAATGTTTCCTGGATGCAGCAGTCAGCGAACAGATTGCCCGTATGGTGGCGATGAAAGGAGCAACAGAGAACGCCAACGAAATGGTCGGCTCACTCTCTGCTCAATACAACCGGGCACGACAGTCACAGATCACCTCGGAAATCCTCGAAATTATTGGTGGTGCCGCTGCCCTGGAGTAA
- the atpD gene encoding F0F1 ATP synthase subunit beta, which yields MATTEASTTQTVGKITQIIGSTFDAEFPEKQLPEIYNALTVKTNNKGVEINVTGEVQQHLGGGRVRCVALASTDGMVRGMDVIDTGAPVSVPVGKGTLGRVFNLLGDPVDGRGEVSTDERWPIHRKPPLLENLSAKTELFETGIKVVDLLTPFVRGGKAGLFGGAGLGKTVILTELIARIASAHGGYSVFAGVGERTREGNDLWLEMQETKIGQTDRSVIEQTCMVFGQMNEPPGARLRVALSALTMAEWFRDTTGTDTLLFVDNIFRFSQAGSEVSALLGRMPSAVGYQPTLGTELGELQERITSTKNGAITSVQAVYVPADDPTDPAPATAFSHLDAFIYLERKISEKGIYPAIDPLASSSRILDPQYVGERHYRVAREVQQTLQRYRELQDIIAILGVDELSEEDKLIVHRARRIERFLSQPFLVAEVFTGKAGKITPLEDTIRSFEEICAGKWDHLPESAFMYVGSVEEAEEQAKRMAE from the coding sequence ATGGCGACAACCGAAGCCAGCACAACACAGACCGTTGGCAAAATCACTCAGATCATTGGCTCTACATTTGATGCTGAATTTCCTGAGAAACAGCTGCCGGAAATTTACAATGCCTTGACTGTGAAGACAAACAACAAAGGTGTTGAGATCAACGTCACCGGAGAAGTTCAGCAGCATCTGGGCGGTGGACGTGTCCGGTGCGTGGCATTGGCATCGACTGATGGTATGGTCCGCGGCATGGACGTTATCGATACTGGAGCTCCGGTATCGGTTCCAGTCGGTAAAGGAACTCTGGGACGGGTATTCAACCTGCTGGGCGATCCCGTCGATGGTCGCGGTGAAGTTTCAACAGACGAGCGCTGGCCCATTCACCGCAAGCCACCATTGCTGGAAAACCTGAGTGCAAAAACCGAACTCTTCGAAACCGGGATCAAAGTGGTTGACCTGCTGACCCCCTTCGTTCGTGGTGGTAAAGCCGGTCTGTTCGGTGGAGCTGGACTTGGTAAGACCGTGATTCTGACCGAGTTAATTGCCCGTATCGCCAGTGCACACGGTGGTTACTCCGTATTCGCCGGTGTAGGTGAACGGACCCGTGAAGGAAACGATCTCTGGCTCGAAATGCAGGAAACTAAAATCGGTCAGACTGACCGGTCCGTGATTGAACAGACCTGTATGGTGTTCGGTCAGATGAACGAGCCTCCAGGCGCTCGTCTGCGTGTCGCTCTGTCCGCATTGACGATGGCGGAATGGTTCCGTGATACTACCGGTACTGACACCCTGCTCTTCGTCGACAATATCTTCCGGTTCTCACAGGCTGGTAGTGAAGTGTCTGCGTTGCTGGGACGTATGCCATCAGCTGTAGGTTATCAGCCTACCCTGGGTACCGAACTGGGGGAACTTCAGGAACGTATTACATCTACCAAAAACGGTGCGATCACCAGTGTGCAGGCTGTTTATGTACCTGCAGACGACCCGACCGACCCCGCCCCTGCAACTGCATTTTCCCACCTGGACGCATTCATTTATCTGGAACGAAAGATTTCAGAAAAAGGGATTTATCCGGCGATCGATCCACTGGCTTCTTCCAGTCGTATTCTCGATCCACAATATGTGGGTGAGCGTCACTACCGGGTGGCCCGCGAAGTTCAGCAGACTCTACAGCGATATCGTGAATTGCAGGACATCATCGCAATTCTGGGTGTTGATGAATTGAGTGAAGAAGACAAACTGATCGTGCATCGTGCCCGTCGTATCGAACGCTTCCTGTCACAGCCATTCCTCGTGGCAGAAGTCTTCACAGGTAAGGCTGGTAAAATTACACCACTGGAAGATACTATTCGCAGCTTTGAAGAAATCTGTGCGGGTAAGTGGGATCATCTTCCTGAATCTGCCTTCATGTATGTCGGTTCTGTTGAAGAAGCGGAAGAACAAGCCAAGAGAATGGCTGAATAG
- a CDS encoding FoF1 ATP synthase subunit delta/epsilon has product MAQDFRLLLVTPETTLLDQPVQSLRCTLFDGQIGILPGRMPMVGRLGYGELSFESIDGTESRYFVDGGFLQVQGTVISILTESAVPLSKLDAAEAEKMLDEALNRTAVGDEQCNARDKDQTRARAMLALAHQK; this is encoded by the coding sequence ATGGCTCAAGATTTTCGCCTGTTGTTAGTCACTCCGGAAACGACTCTGCTGGATCAGCCAGTGCAGAGTTTGCGCTGTACCCTGTTCGACGGACAAATCGGAATTCTGCCCGGGCGCATGCCGATGGTCGGCCGCCTGGGATATGGTGAACTTTCCTTTGAGTCAATTGATGGCACCGAAAGCAGGTACTTTGTCGATGGTGGCTTTCTGCAAGTACAAGGCACTGTCATATCGATACTGACAGAATCGGCCGTCCCGCTCAGTAAGCTGGATGCTGCCGAGGCTGAAAAAATGCTTGACGAAGCTTTGAACCGAACTGCCGTGGGTGATGAGCAATGTAATGCTCGTGATAAAGATCAAACCCGGGCCCGCGCCATGCTGGCTCTGGCACACCAGAAGTAA
- a CDS encoding DUF1501 domain-containing protein → MLTILGKPTRKNGHFCDGVSRRSFLKIGGMALGGISLPDVLRAETENQSGSNHKAIINIYLPGGPSHIDLWDPKPDAPKEIRGEFSPIKTNVPGIEICELFPRMATMMDKFIPVRTISDADGRHDAYQCMTGRKFGSRQPPGGWPAAGAFVSKLQGPVNSAVPANVALMYKTGNGTWGEPGTGGFLGVQHSPFNLVGRKARSSPENMILQGITLERLRDRVKLQQAFDTFRRDADTSGLMESMDVYSEQAMNILTTSKLADALDLSKEDPQILARYGKSVETFQRDGAPPMIENFCLARRLVEAGARFVSLNYSRWDWHGPDGMNFPKSREEFPLLDQGLSALVTDLHERGLDKDVSVVVWGEFGRTPKINQNNSRDHWPKVSCAMLAGGGMQTGQVIGKTNRKGEYASDRPLKFQEVFATLYQKAGLDLNGTRIFDTSGTPQYLVDQGIEPMREVI, encoded by the coding sequence ATGCTGACGATTCTTGGCAAACCGACCAGAAAGAACGGCCATTTCTGTGATGGCGTTTCCCGCCGCAGCTTTTTGAAAATTGGTGGCATGGCACTGGGGGGGATCTCACTGCCCGATGTGCTGAGAGCGGAAACAGAGAACCAGTCAGGCAGTAATCACAAAGCTATCATCAATATCTATCTGCCCGGCGGTCCGTCGCATATTGACTTGTGGGATCCTAAGCCGGACGCTCCGAAGGAAATTCGAGGCGAATTCAGCCCGATCAAAACCAATGTACCCGGCATCGAAATCTGTGAGTTGTTTCCGCGCATGGCTACGATGATGGATAAGTTTATCCCAGTCCGGACAATTTCAGACGCAGATGGCAGGCATGATGCCTATCAATGTATGACGGGTCGCAAATTTGGCAGTCGCCAGCCCCCCGGCGGTTGGCCGGCTGCTGGTGCATTTGTTTCTAAACTGCAGGGCCCCGTCAATTCTGCTGTCCCGGCGAATGTTGCCTTGATGTATAAGACGGGAAACGGGACATGGGGAGAACCCGGCACGGGTGGTTTCCTTGGCGTTCAGCATTCCCCGTTCAATCTCGTAGGTCGCAAGGCCCGCAGTTCGCCTGAGAATATGATTCTACAGGGAATTACCCTGGAACGATTGCGTGATCGCGTCAAATTACAGCAGGCATTTGACACGTTTCGTCGCGATGCAGACACTTCCGGTCTGATGGAGAGCATGGATGTCTATTCTGAGCAGGCTATGAATATTCTGACCACTTCGAAGCTGGCAGATGCGCTGGATCTTTCGAAAGAGGATCCACAAATTCTGGCCCGGTATGGCAAAAGTGTTGAGACATTCCAGCGCGATGGAGCGCCTCCCATGATCGAAAACTTCTGCCTGGCGCGTCGTCTGGTTGAAGCGGGTGCCCGTTTTGTTTCGCTGAATTACAGTCGCTGGGACTGGCATGGGCCGGATGGAATGAACTTCCCCAAATCACGCGAAGAGTTTCCACTGCTGGACCAGGGATTATCTGCCCTGGTGACTGACCTGCATGAACGTGGGCTCGACAAAGATGTCTCCGTCGTGGTCTGGGGCGAATTTGGACGAACGCCTAAGATCAATCAGAACAACAGCCGCGACCATTGGCCCAAAGTCTCTTGCGCCATGCTTGCCGGTGGAGGTATGCAGACCGGACAGGTCATTGGTAAAACCAACCGTAAAGGCGAATACGCGAGTGATCGCCCCTTAAAATTTCAGGAAGTCTTTGCGACTCTCTATCAGAAGGCGGGTCTGGATCTAAACGGAACGCGAATCTTCGACACAAGTGGGACGCCACAATATCTGGTGGACCAGGGAATAGAACCGATGCGGGAAGTAATCTAA